From one Triticum urartu cultivar G1812 chromosome 3, Tu2.1, whole genome shotgun sequence genomic stretch:
- the LOC125548738 gene encoding phosphatidylinositol N-acetylglucosaminyltransferase subunit A-like, with protein MPSSCPTLVSSLLQIHEHGQRFLLFFQPIVTSQVSVFRNTMDGQSRKHRILMVSDFFFPNFGGVESHIYYLSQCLLKLRHKVVVMTHAYGKRSGVRYVTDGLKVYYVPWRPFLMQNTLPTLFMTFPIIRTILIREKISVVHGHQAFSTMCHEALMHARTMGYKVVFTDHSLYGFADVGSIHMNKVLQFTLADIDQAICVSHTSKENTVLRFVLLLEAMVQNVCDLKR; from the exons ATGCCTTCATCGTGCCCCACACTCGTGAGCTCGTTGCTCCAGATCCACGAACACGGGCAACGGTTCCTCCTCTTCTTTCAGCCAATCGTCACGTCACAG GTTTCAGTGTTTCGGAACACAATGGATGGGCAGAGCAGAAAGCACAGGATTTTGATGGTGTCTGACTTTTTCTTCCCAAACTTTGGCGGTGTGGAAAGCCACATCTATTATCTATCGCAGTGCCTCCTTAAGCTTCGCCATAAG GTTGTTGTCATGACACATGCATATGGGAAACGTTCTGGAGTACGATATGTTACTGACGGCTTGAAGGTTTATTATGTGCCATGGAGGCCATTCCTGATGCAGAATACACTGCCTACATTATTCATGACATTTCCAATTATAAGGACCATTCTTATTCGTGAGAAGATATCAGTTGTGCATGGGCATCAGGCCTTTTCAACAATGTGTCATGAAGCATTGATGCATGCTAGGACGATGGGGTACAAAGTTGTCTTCACGGACCACTCGCTTTATGGTTTTGCTGATGTTGGAAGCATTCACATGAATAAGGTGCTGCAGTTTACTCTTGCAGATATTGATCAGGCCATATGTGTATCTCACACAAGCAAAGAGAACACTGTCTTGAG GTTCGTTTTATTGTTGGAGGCGATGGTCCAAAACGTGTGCGACTTGAAGAGATGA